catccatagtacacacaattctgctacatccacagtacacacagctctgctacatccatagtacatacacagttctgctacatccacagtacacacagctctgctacagccataatacatatacatctctgctacatccatacaaccacacacacagctctgctacagccatagtacacacacagctctgctacatccatagtacATACACACTCTgctacagccatagtacacacagctctgctatatccatagtacacatagctctgctacatccatagtacacacacagctctgccacaTCCACagtacacacacaactctgctacatccatagtacacacagctctgctacagccatagtacacacacagccctgctatatCCACAGTACAAACAGCACTGCTACAtccatagtacacacacagctctgctacatccatagtgcacacagctctgctacagccatagtacacacacagccctgctatatCCACAGTACAAACAGCACTGCTACATCCATAgtacacacacagcactgctacatccatagtgcacacacagctctgctacatccatagtgcacacagctctgctacagccatagtacacacacagctctgctacatccatagtgcacacagctctgctacagccatagtacacacacagctctgctacatccatagtgCACACAGCACATTCAGCTCTGAGCAGCAGCTCGCCATGCATTCTCAGCCAGGGCAAGTGATGCCCCGGCAGTCTCTAGAGTAAAGAAGGATGGAACTCTATATGCGCAGTCACTGCCACTAGAACTAGAAGAGGCGGACGCCACCGGCCACAGGAGACTAAACAGCCGAGGGGATGAGTGGTGAGGGGGAGGGGAGCTAAGGGGTTAATAGCTGCAAAAATGATCCATATATTAAAATTCCTTGTATTGGAAAACTTGTTTAAATATGAATGGAGAAAATGACCAGATAACATCCTGATATTGGTAACAAGTACAACAAGCTATGAGGCTTCCCCACAGAGAACAGCAGGTCACTGGGAGGTCCAGCATCAGGGCGCCAGTGATCACCAGCTGTATATTCACCTATGGGGACACGCGGCTTATTGAGTACTGGTGTATTGTAGAGACCATCACAGAAAAGGTATTCACAAACTGGCAAAATCAGATCAGTAAATGCAACATGCCATATTTACATAGAATCTGCAATCtcaatattatctatctatctatctatctatctatctatctatctatctattatctatctatctatctatctatctatctttatattatctatctattatctatatctatctatatatctaatatctatctatctattatctatttattatctatctatctatccatctatctatccatctatctatctatccatctattatctatctatctattatctatatatctattatctattcactttattatctatcatctatctatcatctatctagctattatgtgtctgtctatatatctattatctatatattatctatctatctagtatctattatctatctatctatcatctatctatcatctattatgtgtctgtctatatatctattatttatctatctagtatgttatctatctatctatctatctatctatccatctctgtCTATCTTCCTCTGTCCCTTATATATCCAATCTTTAGATAAATCATTATATACCCAGTTATGTATCTTCGTGACTCCTCAATAATATTACCAGTAGTGTGTGCTCACATATTTGGAGGTATGTAAGTGCACCTGAGACCTAGAACAGCCACATACATAATTAACAGCCCATTCCCATGCCCATGAATACTTAATAGATGACTTTACCTGTTGAGTGCCTTCCCAGCTTCAGCATCCTCAGCGATCTCAGGAGTCTCAGAATTTGTACTATCCTCCCCACGTTCTCAAGGTCGGTACTCTCACCAAAGCAGGATTCCACTACCAATGTAATGTAAAAGGGTAGGATGGCAATGAAGTCTATGATGTTGACCACACTCCTCATGAAACGGCATTTATCTTTCACACATAGAAACCTGAGAACTAACTCCACTGTAAACCAGGAGACACAGATATACTCCAGCACATTTAGGAGAGGTTGGTCTATGGAGTTGACCTCAGAAGAGATCAGAACCATGTTAGCTATGGAGACCACCACAAAAGTCATAGAAACAGTGCCAAAGGTCTTAGCGGCTACAGAAGATCCAGGCTTCTCCAGGACATCCCAGAGCTTCTGCCTCAAGTCTTCAAATGCGACCCCTGTGAAGTCGTCTTCTTCAGCCTCAATCTCCTCCTCATCCTTCTTGATGTCAATTGTCTCAATCTTTAACTTCTTCCTGAAATATCTGTCCCTGCAGCAGTGGTCAATGCTCAGCTCATCAATGCCCCAATATTCAATCTCCTGGAGGAAAGACACTGCACACAGCTGGTCCATGACATGCAAGTGTCCAGTCTTGTAGAAGTTCATGATGTACTCAAACAATTGGGAGCTCCTGTCAAAGAAATACTCATTGTCCATCAAGTTGGCATCATCACACAGGTCATACACCTCGTCCCCTCCTGATGTTGCCAGTTTGCCCAGGCGAGTATGTGGATGGCTGGATAAGATTTGCTGTGAAAGAATGAATCTGCTGCCCCCCACATTGATGTTAAAGTGATCTCTGGGGGCTGCAGAATAATCACTGCAGAAGACACTGGAGTCCAGGGAAAGAGCAGAATCTGAATCTCCGCAGGCAGTAAAGGACATCTGCTTCTTCAAGTTACTGCTGCCAAAATGTGGGGGCAACTTGAGACCCCCTTCATCATCAGATTGAGATGGGACCTCGGAGAAGAATAAATGTGGGAGCATTAGTCCTAGAGCAGGATCAGGCTGTGATCTGCAGAAGATCTCCCTGCTGTCAGCTGCTGCTGCCGCTCTCTGAAGTCGTGACTACCTGAGCAGAGTGTCTGCTGCTTGCCTGGCGATCATCGCTCATGGAGACGTGGTAATTGCTCCTTTTGTCTTGGCCTCTCCCTCCGTTTGGTGTTGAAAACTTCCCTAGGCTCAAGTGAACAAAAGACTCATCTCGCGACGGATCACATTAATGTGGCAAAAGGGTTCTGTGAGCTGTAAAGCATTGAGAGAGGGAACAGGGCTGTGAGCTTTCTGCACTCTCTGGGTGGTCAGGGTTTATGCGCTTTACCACCTTCAGAGTGGACAATAGTCTGTACTTTCAGCACCACCAGAGTGGACAGCGTTCAGCACTCTCAGGGTGGACAGCGTTCAGCACTCTCAGGGTGGACAGGGTTCAGCACTCTCAGGGTGGACAGCGTTCAGCACTCTCAGGGTGGACAGCGTTCAGCACTCTCAGGGTGGACAGCGTTCAGCGCTCTCAGGGTGGACAGCATTCAGCACTCTCAGGGTGGACAGCGTTCAGCGCTCTCAGGGTGGACAGCGTTCAGCACTCTCAGGGTGGACAGTGTTCAGCACTCTCAGGATGGACAGCGTTCAGAACTCTCAGGGTGGACAGCGTTCAGCACTCCCAGGATGGACAGCATTCTGTGCTTAACCACCTTCACAGTGGCAGCCTCCTGTGTTTTCAGCTCTGTAATTGTCCTGTACTATCAGCACCTCCAGAGCTCACAGCGTTATGTATTTTCCACATCATGAAAGTGGGTGTGATCTGTACTTTCAGGACCACTAAGAGTGGACACTGTTCTCTACTTTCTGCACCACCAAAGTGGACACTGTCCTGTACTTTCAGCACCATTAGAGGGAACAGTGTTCTGTACTTTCAGCACCATTAGAGGGAACAGTGTTCTGTACTTTCAGGACCATTAGAGTGGACAGTGTCCTGTACTTTCAGCACCACCAGAGTGGACAGTGTCCTATACTTTCAGCACCACCAGAGTGAACAGTGTCCTATACTTTCAGTACCATTAGAGTGAACAGTGTCCTATACTTTCAGTACCACTAGAGTGGACAGTGTCCTATACTTTCAGTAGCATTAGAGTTGACGGTATCCTATTCTTTCAGGACCATTAGAGTGGACAGTGTCCTGTACTTTCAGCACCACCAGAGTGGACAGTGTTCTGTACTTTCAGCACCACCAGGGTGGACAGGGTTCTGTACTTTCAGCACCATGAGAATGGACAGTGTTCTGTACTTTCAGCACCATTAGAGGGAACAGTGTCCTGTACTTTCAGCACCACCAGAGTGAACAGTGTCCTATACTTTCAGTACCACTAGAGTGGACAGTATCCTATACTTTCAGGACCATTAGAGTGGACAGTGTCCTGTACTTTCAGTACCATTAGAGTGGACAGTATCCTATACTTTCAGCACCATTAGAGTGGACAGTGTCCTGTACTTTCAGCACCACCAGAGTGGACAGTGTCCTATTCTTTCAGCACCACCAGAGTGAACAGTGTCCTATACTTTCAGTACCACTAGAGTGGACAGTATCCTATACTTTCAGGACCATCAGAGTGGACAGTATCCTGTACTTTCAGCACCATTAGAGTGGACAGTGTTCTGTACTTTCAGCACCACCAGAGTGGACAGTGTCCTATACTTTCAGTACCATTAGAGGGAATAGTGTCCTGTACTTTCAGCACGGCCAGAGTGGACAGTGTTCTGTACTTTCAGCACCACCAGAGTGGACAGTGTCCTGTACTTTCAGCACCACCAGAGTGAACAGTGTCCTATACTTTCAGTACCACTAGAGTGGACAGTATCCTATACTTTCAGGACCAATAGAGTGGACAGTGTCCTGTACTTTCAGTACCATTAGAGTGAACAGTGTCCTATACTTTCAGTACCACCAGAGTGGACAGTGTCCTATACTTTCAATACCATTAGAGTGGACAGTGTCCTGTACTTTCAGTACCATTAAAGTGGACAGTGTCCTGTACTTTCAGCACCACCAGAGTGGACAGTGTTCTGTACTTTCAGGACCATCAAAGTGGACAGGGTTCTGTTTACTTAtacaactagggatgagcgaaccttttaaggttcagtTCTGCTGGGATCGCGAACTTCCCAATATTCACCAAACTTATAAGAACCCTGTTGAATTCAATAGAAGGCAAAATGAAACACATGGACAACACCTTCAGGTGGGCCGTAAAGGTGCCAAAGCAGCTCAAATtatggggcagacaccaggaaaattaCGGAACATGCGAGTGCCATCCAATTTTTGCACATCTATTTCCTTGAAAATCCAACATTTcatctgctgcatacagtaaaattaaAGCGTTACttatcagaatagaatagatatatacacatagattagATATATATAAAgatatcagtcacatatataattagtacagtgcttttgtagtttactgtacatgtattttattactacataaattattttctgaaaaaatgacgtgggatcccccaaaactttattaaccagcagagagaaaggtGACAGGGGGAAGGGGCAGATGATTTTtattgcctgggaagggggtacTACCCATGCAGCAGCTTCCCAGGTTATTGATATCAGTTCATAGATGTATACTTAGCATTTCCTGGTTATTAGAATGGGGACCcccaaaaatgatgtagggtccgcctataattactaaccagcaaaggctatgcagacagctgtgggctcatattgatagcctgggaaggggccacagatgacagcatggggaaCACAATGTGCACACAGCTTACACTTTTAAAATGGTGCTGAAgccacatgtctgctttttattttgaatgggacatgtgactttggtagTCAATGATACAAGCCCTTGTGTCTGAAAGttatggatggtttctgcgccctgactGGCTGCCAGAaactccacacattaagttaataaaaaaataaataagagtttgcagctcctctgacctctccccaccccctcccctcatcaaacaggtCCTTCCCACTCATCatgcagcaccactatcctagccaaagtcctaacaaaatcaTTAGTGGAAACCGAACTTTGACCGAATTTTGtcgattttgaggaaaatgctctgGAATCCCAACTTAAATCCGAATGTGCAAGGTTTGTGCCGactgagattggcgaacgttttccaaacACGTTAGCTCATCTCTATCTCTAACTCTATCATCTATTTAGGACCATCAGTGCTCTGTAATTTTAGCACCACCAGAATGGACAGCACTCTTTACTTTCATTACTCTCCAAGGGTATATAGCTTTACATTCCCTAAAATTGGAAGGGTTTCTATACTTTTGGCCTCTTTGCAATAGACAGCAATATCCGTTTTCTTCACGGTTTGCACAAACGAGTTTTCCGCACTTTCAGAGTGGAAGGGTTTCTGTTCTATTAGTCCCATTTCCATCGTTTTCAGAATCATTAGCACCGATGCCTTTTCAGCACCATCAGAGTGGTCAGTGCTCTCTACTTTCTGTACTTTAAGAGTGCACAGCCCTGTGTGTTATCCTCCCCTCTAAGGTCAGCATGGTTTCTGTACTTGCAGCCTTAAATCCACGGTCAACACTGTCTGCTTTTAGCACAAATATCATACAGCAGTCTATGCTTTCAGAGTGGTCAACTGTCTCATCAAAATCCTCAGAGTGGTCGGGGTTCTTATGCTTTCAGTCCCATTTTCATGCATAGCCCTTTGTTTTCAGCACCATTACTATGGGCGCCTTTTCAGCATCATCGGTGGTCAGAGCTCTGTGCTGTCAGCACCAGTATCATAGATTGCAGCCCCTGCTTTCAGCACCTTCATAGCTGATAGCTCTGTGCACAGGATGGAAGGAGCCTGCGGTCACATTGCAGGAAAGAGGATGCACATATCAAAGCCAGGTGGAAACCAATAAGATGTATGTTTCTGGGCTGTCAGTCTCTATAAGGTGCATGCCACAAGACAAAACTGCTTCATAGCAATAGCTTCTTCTAACCTTGTGCTATTGGTTCTGTGGTACAGaagagaaatgtaaaaaaaaggttTGAAATGGTGACAAAGATAATATCTTTTTCTCCTGGTTTAAGACTCACGTGTTGAAAAGGAGGAATATAGTGATTCCTTTTTTATAGTTTTATGATCTGGTGATACTTGCAACCAATTTCAACAGACGTGCAATAAGTTAatttaaaggctttttttctagaacattagatagataatagatagctagatagataatagatagatagatagatggatagataatagatagataatcgatagatagatagatgatagatagatagataataaataacagatagatatgagatagatagatgatagataaatgatagacagatagatgataaatacatagatagatgatagatagatagatggatagataatagatagatagaaaatagataatagacagatagatgatagattaaatTGTTAAAGGTAAGGGTTGAACCTATATTCCATTAGCTCCATTAGATATATCTTAATtgactcctgagtagtgttgagcattccgatatcgcaagtatcgggtatcggccgatacttgcgggtatcggaattccgataccgagatccgatagttgccactagtgttgagcattccgataccgcaagtatcgggtatcggccgatacttgcgggtatcggaattccgataccgagatccgatacttttgtggtatcgggtatcggtatcgaaacaacattaatgtaaaaatgtgtaaaagagagaattaaaataaaaaatattgctatactcacctctccgacgcagcctgcaaaaaattttaaaatgcgcgcgtgtccagcctcccggcttgtgattggttgaccgcgacgcaaccaatcacaagccgggatgtcacgggaggctggacaagcgtgcattttaaaatgcgcgcgtgtccagcctcccgtgacgtcacggcttgtgattggttgcgtcgcccatgtgactgcgacgcaaccaatcacaaagccgggacgtaattttaaaatccttaagggcctgaaattacgtcacggcttgctgtgattggttgcgtcgcccatgtgactgcgacgcaaccaatcacaaagccgggacgtaattttaaaatccttaaggacctgaaattacgtcacggcttgctgtgattggttgcgtcgcccatgtgactgcgacgcaaccaatcacaaagccgggacttcacgtaaggaaagaaaagcgcgaattttaagcaaacaacgctgccggttccctcggagaggtgagtatagcaatattttttattttaattctttcttttacacattaatatggttcccagggcctgaaggagagtttcctctccttcagaccctgggaaccatcaggataccgtccgatacatgagtcccattgacttgtattggtatcgggtatcggtatcggattggatccgatactttgccggtatcggccgatactttccgataccgatactttcaagtatcggacggtatcgctcaacactacttgccacgtattggataccggaatcggaagttctcaggattcaaactgcacgaattcagccaatgaggaatgattctgagtgtgggcacatcctgttcagcatggagggcatgaaactactggcatggctgtgattggctgctgaaatgatgtcatgctgcagtttaaaagtcgctggcgccattttgcgctcactctgctgtgaattcagttagtgacaggatgctgtttgctgactgagggccagttgagatagcgatttgcttcattgttcttttccaaggctaatttagcaaccgctgtgttcacctactaatcaccttgcttttgccttgcagcgctgttttcacagcgatctgcaaggtctgtgtgtgtgtgtgtgtgtgtgtgagtgcagcccactctctagtctgtgtgcagccataggccatagctggttgtattcagttcagggagggtggttcactgcctcatactgttctatttttttttttctttttcaagtagtgcaggctgctgcacattttttctaataattcctattagtgtctttccacccgtatccagctaaattgtggaaaaacactagatagggtaacgtagaggagtgtttttgggccttgcagtgccgtttacggctgtctgcacggtctccgtgtgactgcagctcgccctgtagtctgtgtgcagccatagccggttgtatccagctcagggtaaatcactgcgtcataccgtgaaatccaatttccttttttctaagtagtgcaggctgctgcacattgtttcaaaaaattcctattagtgtctttccacccatatccagctaaattgtggaaaaacactacataggataacgtagaggagtgtttttgggccttgcagtgccgtttacggctgtctgcacggtctccgtgtgactgcagctcgccctgtagtctgtgtgcagccatagccggttgtatccagctcagggtaaatcactgcgtcataccgtgaaatccaatttccttttttctaagtagtgcaggctgctgcacattttttcaaaaaattcctattagtgtctttccacccgtatccagctaaattgtggaaaaacactacataggataacgtagaggaggtttttggggccttgcagcgccgtttacggctgtctgcacggtctccgtgtgactgcagctcaccctgtagtctgtgtgcagccatagccggttgtatccagctcagggtaaatcactgcgtcataccgtgaaatccaatttccttttttctaagtagtgcaggctgctgcacattttttcaaaaaattcctattagtgtctttccacccgtatccagctaaattgtggaaaaacactacataggataacgtagaggaggtttttggggccttgcagcgccgtttacggctgtctgcacggtctccgtgtgactgcagctcgcacagttgtcagttcagcccccccaaaaaaaataaataataaagttcaccaaacacaccactttacagttgtgtaggccacattagctgatattaaagtctagtccacactttagaacattattgtttcttatacctgttaggagctgttcaggaataagcacacaaagccgttagtacttttctgcttatctttatcagtcaaccaagatgaagaaggcagggagtaaggcacgtgggcgtgggcgcggagcagggagaggacgtggggattctgtgcctgctgcgggcaccggtgactcatcagcacccagtttcacgagggaacagtccttcatgcgcagctttgtcggagagcgccgtacaccgctgctgcgtgaagaacaaattgaagccgttgtcggatggatggcagctaacgcatcgacttcaattagtgccacatcctctcagacacagagcactggagagcacccatctgtctcttcaccacctgccaaattgcccaggcagacagagagcccaggacaggagccgtctctacttctgttctctgaatctcttggcttggaaacagggggccagccaagcagcattggagaaatggaagaagaggcagtgtgcagtgatgcccaacagctttttctctctgagtctgaagaggcgggggggccagtgcctccggtcaccacaccgcagaatgcatccgctgatgacactcaggtgccactttctggtgcgtgctctgctgctgagactacccaggaggagcagttggtggcagagggtagtgtagatgatgaggtccttgacccatcgtggcgtgagggacatgaaggtggtgggagcagctctgaggaagagattccctgaatgggccaaagagggagagggagggggaagactgcggatcctgtagcctccactttggcacccgttaggagcgtgtctcttccaacagccaaaaagggcgctcccaagacttgcagtgcctggtccttttttgacacagttgcagatgacatttgctatgtcaaatgcaaggtgtgtcatcacaaagtcaaaagaggtagaaatgtcagcaacctcaatacctccaacatgtggaaacatgtgcggacaagGCACGcgacggagttacagaaacacactgaagagctaggccaaccaacagcggcagctaccacctcttcagctcgtgttgcctcttcctccagctcacacgcagctggttcggcttcctcccaggatcgccgtggaagaaactggccctgttgtccagagacccactgtaattccacctgcagcaccacgttctcagttatcctcacactcccaggccagtctacagccatcggtagtacaggcatgggagaaaaggcggcctttctcggcaaaccacccacgagcacaggctctgactgcaggcat
This is a stretch of genomic DNA from Ranitomeya variabilis isolate aRanVar5 chromosome 6, aRanVar5.hap1, whole genome shotgun sequence. It encodes these proteins:
- the KCNV1 gene encoding potassium voltage-gated channel subfamily V member 1 — encoded protein: MLPHLFFSEVPSQSDDEGGLKLPPHFGSSNLKKQMSFTACGDSDSALSLDSSVFCSDYSAAPRDHFNINVGGSRFILSQQILSSHPHTRLGKLATSGGDEVYDLCDDANLMDNEYFFDRSSQLFEYIMNFYKTGHLHVMDQLCAVSFLQEIEYWGIDELSIDHCCRDRYFRKKLKIETIDIKKDEEEIEAEEDDFTGVAFEDLRQKLWDVLEKPGSSVAAKTFGTVSMTFVVVSIANMVLISSEVNSIDQPLLNVLEYICVSWFTVELVLRFLCVKDKCRFMRSVVNIIDFIAILPFYITLVVESCFGESTDLENVGRIVQILRLLRSLRMLKLGRHSTGLKSLGMTIAQCYEEVGLLLLFLSVGISIFSALEYAVEHNVPDTTFTSVPSAWWWATTSMTTVGYGDIRPDTTFGKIVAFLCILSGILVLALPIAIINDRFAACYFTLKMKEAALRQREALKKLMKNINTESDVNVNLRDIYAKSIMEMLRLKTRERASTRSSGGDEFW